The Pseudomonas orientalis genome contains a region encoding:
- a CDS encoding AraC family transcriptional regulator, producing MNAHTALAALTGNYGHGDIVASHRHEEGQLVYAINGVMLVSVVGTTWVVLSGHALWVPSGQEHQIRMTGEVRMRTLLITPGAHRALTEECHVIRVSPLLRELIIAAAETPDSEPAVVRHVQIVDLIFSELDRAPRVLAHVPIPDEPRLKSLCADFIDNPSQESKLESWAVQLNMSSRTLARLFQKELGMSYGEWRKRTRLLLSMQRLACGVSILEVALEHGYQSPSAFTAMFKRTMGYTPSNCRLV from the coding sequence ATGAATGCACATACCGCATTGGCGGCGCTCACCGGTAACTATGGCCACGGTGACATCGTTGCTTCGCATCGACATGAAGAAGGCCAGTTGGTGTATGCCATCAACGGCGTGATGCTGGTATCGGTGGTGGGCACCACATGGGTGGTGCTCTCCGGCCACGCGCTGTGGGTACCTTCGGGGCAGGAGCACCAGATCCGCATGACCGGCGAGGTGCGCATGCGCACCTTGCTGATCACCCCCGGCGCCCACCGCGCCTTGACCGAGGAGTGCCACGTCATCCGCGTGTCGCCACTGCTGCGTGAGCTGATCATCGCTGCGGCCGAAACGCCCGACAGCGAGCCGGCCGTGGTGCGTCATGTGCAGATTGTCGACCTGATCTTCTCCGAACTCGACAGGGCGCCAAGGGTCTTGGCCCATGTGCCGATTCCGGATGAGCCGCGGCTCAAGTCGCTGTGCGCCGACTTTATCGACAACCCTTCACAGGAATCGAAACTGGAGAGCTGGGCGGTGCAACTCAATATGAGTTCGCGCACCCTCGCTCGGCTGTTCCAGAAAGAGTTGGGCATGAGCTACGGCGAGTGGCGCAAGCGTACACGGCTGCTGCTGAGCATGCAGCGCCTTGCCTGCGGTGTGTCCATTCTGGAAGTGGCGCTGGAGCATGGTTACCAAAGCCCGAGCGCTTTTACCGCGATGTTCAAACGCACCATGGGTTATACACCGAGCAACTGCCGTCTGGTCTGA
- the queE gene encoding 7-carboxy-7-deazaguanine synthase QueE — protein MQDTLRITEVFYSLQGETRTAGLPTVFVRLTGCPLRCQYCDSAYAFSGGTVRTLDDILEQVAGYRPRYVCVTGGEPLAQPNAIPLLKQLCDAGYEVSLETSGALDISAVDPRVSRVVDLKTPDSKEAHRNRYENMDLLTANDQVKFVICSRDDYDWATSKLIQFGLERRAGEVLFSPSHHDLNARDLADWVVADNLPVRLQLQLHKYLWNDEPGR, from the coding sequence ATGCAAGACACATTACGTATTACCGAAGTTTTTTACTCGTTGCAGGGTGAAACGCGCACTGCCGGCCTGCCCACCGTATTCGTACGGCTCACCGGCTGCCCCTTGCGTTGCCAATACTGTGACAGCGCCTATGCCTTCAGCGGCGGCACCGTACGCACCCTGGATGACATCCTCGAGCAGGTTGCCGGTTACCGGCCGCGCTACGTCTGTGTAACGGGCGGCGAGCCGTTGGCGCAACCCAATGCCATCCCCTTGCTCAAGCAGTTGTGTGATGCCGGTTACGAGGTCTCCCTGGAAACCAGTGGCGCCTTGGATATCTCTGCGGTCGATCCGCGAGTCAGCCGAGTAGTCGATCTGAAGACCCCCGACTCCAAGGAAGCCCATCGCAATCGCTACGAGAACATGGACTTGCTGACGGCGAACGATCAGGTCAAGTTCGTCATTTGCTCTCGCGACGATTATGACTGGGCGACTTCCAAGCTGATCCAGTTCGGCCTTGAGCGTCGAGCGGGGGAGGTGTTGTTTTCCCCGAGTCATCACGACCTCAACGCCCGCGATCTGGCGGACTGGGTAGTGGCGGATAACCTGCCGGTGCGTCTGCAATTGCAGTTGCACAAATACCTGTGGAATGACGAGCCGGGTCGCTGA
- the ybgF gene encoding tol-pal system protein YbgF: MRTCRRALTVLALSLAPLAVWAAVPVTDSNSGYNNSGSSYPPAGYGTNGAYAGGAATAAPSAQGELFNQLQRMQDQLAQQQGAIEVLQNQVNQLKQEGLERYQDLDRRIGAGVAPAATPDNSSAGGAPSAAIGGAAAGGAAAGAAATAPAASSEPGDPAKEKLYYDAAFDLIKAKDFDKASQAFTAFLRKYPNSQYAGNAQYWLGEVNLAKGDLQGAGQAFAKVSQLYPKHAKVPDSLYKLADVERRLGHTDKVKGILQQVVAQYPGTSAAQLAQRDLQRL, encoded by the coding sequence ATGCGAACGTGCCGTCGTGCTCTGACTGTATTGGCTCTCAGCCTCGCACCGCTTGCGGTGTGGGCTGCGGTTCCTGTAACGGATAGCAACTCTGGCTATAACAATAGCGGCAGCAGTTATCCGCCAGCAGGTTATGGCACGAACGGCGCCTATGCTGGGGGGGCGGCTACGGCCGCGCCCTCGGCACAGGGCGAGCTGTTCAACCAGCTGCAACGCATGCAGGATCAATTGGCCCAGCAACAAGGCGCCATTGAAGTTCTGCAGAATCAAGTAAACCAGCTCAAGCAAGAAGGCCTGGAGCGTTACCAGGATCTTGATCGACGTATTGGAGCCGGTGTTGCACCTGCCGCTACTCCTGATAATTCTTCTGCCGGTGGCGCGCCCAGTGCCGCTATCGGTGGTGCCGCTGCCGGTGGCGCAGCAGCGGGGGCCGCAGCAACTGCCCCTGCCGCGAGCAGCGAACCGGGCGATCCGGCGAAGGAAAAACTGTATTACGATGCAGCCTTCGACCTGATCAAGGCCAAGGACTTCGATAAAGCCAGCCAGGCCTTTACCGCGTTCCTGCGCAAGTACCCGAACAGCCAGTACGCGGGCAATGCCCAGTACTGGTTGGGTGAGGTCAACCTGGCAAAAGGTGATTTGCAGGGGGCGGGCCAGGCGTTTGCCAAGGTCAGCCAGCTGTACCCCAAGCATGCCAAGGTGCCTGACTCGCTGTACAAGCTGGCTGACGTAGAACGCCGCCTGGGTCATACCGACAAGGTCAAAGGCATTCTGCAGCAGGTGGTTGCCCAGTATCCGGGCACCTCCGCCGCGCAGTTGGCCCAGCGGGATCTGCAACGCTTGTAG
- the pal gene encoding peptidoglycan-associated lipoprotein Pal, with protein MEMLKFGKFAALALALSVAVGCSSKGGDNAGEGAAVDPNAGYGANTGAVDGSLSEEAALRAITTFYFEYDSSDLKPEAMRALDVHAKDLKANGARVVLEGNTDARGTREYNMALGERRAKAVQRYLVLQGVAPGQLELVSYGKERPVATGNDEQSWAQNRRVELRK; from the coding sequence ATGGAAATGCTGAAGTTTGGTAAGTTTGCTGCTCTGGCTCTGGCTCTGTCCGTAGCCGTTGGTTGCTCCTCTAAAGGCGGCGACAATGCCGGTGAAGGCGCAGCTGTTGATCCAAACGCTGGTTACGGCGCTAACACTGGTGCAGTCGACGGCTCCCTGAGCGAAGAAGCTGCTCTGCGCGCGATCACCACTTTCTACTTCGAATACGACAGTTCGGACCTGAAGCCAGAAGCCATGCGCGCTCTGGACGTTCACGCCAAGGACCTGAAAGCTAACGGCGCTCGCGTTGTTCTGGAAGGTAACACTGACGCCCGTGGTACTCGTGAGTACAACATGGCTCTGGGCGAGCGTCGTGCGAAAGCCGTTCAGCGCTACCTGGTACTGCAAGGTGTTGCTCCAGGCCAACTGGAACTGGTTTCCTACGGTAAAGAGCGTCCAGTTGCAACTGGCAACGACGAGCAGTCGTGGGCTCAGAACCGTCGCGTCGAACTGCGTAAGTAA
- the tolB gene encoding Tol-Pal system beta propeller repeat protein TolB has translation MLVVICCMAGIAAADEKNILVTSGSDRATPIAVVPFGWQGGSVLPDDMAQIVSDDLRNSGYYAPIPKGNMISQPNQASEVVFRDWKAVGAQYLMVGNITPAGGRLQITYTLFNVATEQQVLTGNVSGTAEQLRDMAHYISDQSFEKLTGIKGAFSTRLLYVTAERFSVDNTRYTLQRSDYDGARAVTLLQSREPILSPRFAPDGKRIAYVSFEQKRPRIFVQHIDTGRREQITNFEGLNGAPAWSPDGSRLAFVLSKDGNPDIYVMNMASRQLSRVTSGPGINTEPFWGKDGSTIYFTSDRGGKPQVYKANVNGGGAERVTFIGNYNANPKLSADEKTLVMIHRQDGFTNFRVAAQDLQRGTVKILTDTNLDESATVAPNGTMVIYATRQQGRGVLMLVSINGRVRLPLPTAQGEVREPSWSPYLN, from the coding sequence ATGCTTGTCGTTATTTGCTGTATGGCAGGGATAGCGGCGGCGGATGAAAAGAACATCCTGGTTACCAGCGGCAGCGATCGGGCCACCCCGATCGCGGTAGTACCGTTCGGCTGGCAGGGCGGCAGCGTGCTGCCGGATGACATGGCCCAGATCGTCAGCGACGACCTGCGCAACTCCGGCTACTACGCACCGATTCCAAAAGGCAACATGATCAGCCAGCCCAACCAGGCCAGCGAAGTCGTGTTCCGTGACTGGAAAGCGGTGGGCGCGCAGTACCTGATGGTCGGCAACATCACGCCGGCCGGCGGTCGCCTGCAAATCACCTACACCTTGTTCAACGTGGCCACCGAGCAGCAGGTCCTGACCGGCAATGTCTCCGGCACCGCTGAACAACTGCGTGACATGGCCCACTACATTTCGGACCAGTCGTTTGAAAAACTCACCGGTATCAAGGGGGCGTTCTCCACGCGCCTGTTGTATGTGACCGCTGAGCGTTTCTCTGTCGACAACACTCGCTACACCCTGCAGCGTTCGGACTACGACGGTGCGCGTGCAGTGACCTTGCTGCAGTCCCGTGAGCCCATCCTGTCGCCGCGCTTCGCGCCGGACGGCAAGCGTATTGCCTACGTATCGTTCGAACAGAAGCGTCCACGTATCTTCGTCCAGCACATTGATACCGGCCGTCGCGAGCAGATCACCAACTTCGAAGGCCTCAACGGTGCACCGGCCTGGTCGCCGGATGGTTCGCGCCTGGCATTCGTGCTGTCCAAGGACGGCAACCCGGATATCTACGTGATGAACATGGCCTCGCGTCAGCTCTCGCGTGTGACCAGCGGCCCGGGTATCAACACCGAACCGTTCTGGGGTAAAGATGGTTCGACCATCTACTTCACCTCTGACCGTGGCGGCAAGCCTCAGGTCTACAAGGCAAATGTGAACGGTGGCGGCGCGGAACGTGTGACCTTTATCGGTAACTACAACGCCAATCCCAAGCTTTCGGCCGATGAAAAGACGTTGGTAATGATTCACCGTCAGGATGGTTTCACTAATTTCCGGGTTGCGGCCCAGGATTTGCAGCGCGGAACCGTGAAAATCCTTACAGATACCAACCTTGATGAGTCAGCCACTGTTGCGCCCAACGGCACCATGGTAATCTACGCCACCCGCCAGCAGGGCCGGGGAGTCTTGATGCTCGTGTCCATCAACGGACGCGTAAGGCTCCCGCTTCCTACCGCACAAGGCGAAGTCAGAGAACCATCCTGGTCCCCTTACCTGAACTGA
- the tolA gene encoding cell envelope integrity protein TolA, producing the protein MQQQREPSASESFFWPSVWAIALHVLVFGMLFVSFAMTPDLPPAKPIVQATLYQLKSKSQATTQTNQKIAGEAQKSAARQTEVEQMEQKKVEQEAVKAAAEQKKEEAAQKAEESKKADEAKKADEAKKADEAKKSEKAAEAKKAEEKQLADIAKKKSEEEAKKAAEEEAKKKAAEEAKKKIVEDAKKKAAEDAKKKAEADEAKKKVADDAKKKAAADASKKKAQEAARKSAEEKKAQALADLLSDTPQRQQALADERGDEVAGSFDDLIRARAAEGWTRPPSARKGMTVVLQIGMLPDGTVTSVSVAKSSGDGSFDSSAVAAVKNIGRLTEMQGMKPSDFAPYRSFKMTFTPEDLAL; encoded by the coding sequence ATGCAGCAACAGCGAGAGCCGTCCGCCTCGGAAAGCTTCTTCTGGCCTAGCGTCTGGGCAATTGCCCTGCACGTCCTGGTGTTCGGCATGCTGTTTGTCAGCTTTGCCATGACCCCGGACCTGCCGCCAGCCAAGCCGATCGTGCAGGCGACCCTGTATCAGCTGAAATCGAAAAGTCAGGCCACCACCCAGACCAATCAGAAGATTGCGGGTGAGGCCCAGAAGTCGGCTGCGCGCCAGACCGAAGTCGAGCAGATGGAACAGAAGAAGGTCGAGCAGGAAGCGGTGAAGGCTGCTGCGGAACAAAAGAAAGAAGAGGCGGCTCAAAAGGCCGAGGAATCGAAAAAGGCTGACGAAGCGAAGAAAGCCGACGAGGCGAAAAAGGCTGATGAAGCCAAGAAGTCCGAGAAAGCTGCCGAAGCCAAAAAGGCCGAAGAGAAACAATTGGCTGATATAGCCAAGAAGAAGTCCGAGGAAGAAGCCAAGAAAGCTGCCGAAGAAGAGGCCAAGAAAAAGGCCGCTGAGGAAGCCAAGAAAAAGATCGTCGAAGACGCGAAGAAGAAAGCCGCCGAAGACGCCAAGAAAAAAGCTGAAGCAGACGAGGCGAAGAAGAAAGTCGCCGACGACGCGAAGAAGAAAGCTGCCGCCGACGCCTCCAAGAAAAAGGCCCAGGAAGCAGCCCGTAAATCCGCCGAAGAGAAAAAGGCCCAGGCCCTGGCAGATTTGCTTTCCGACACGCCGCAGCGTCAGCAAGCCTTGGCCGATGAACGTGGCGATGAAGTCGCGGGCAGTTTTGACGACCTGATCCGGGCGCGGGCAGCGGAAGGCTGGACACGTCCACCTTCGGCACGTAAAGGCATGACAGTAGTGCTGCAGATCGGCATGTTGCCGGACGGTACGGTGACTTCGGTCAGCGTGGCCAAGTCCAGTGGTGACGGTTCGTTCGACAGTTCGGCGGTTGCCGCAGTCAAGAATATTGGCCGGTTGACCGAGATGCAGGGAATGAAACCAAGCGACTTCGCTCCCTATCGTTCATTCAAGATGACATTCACACCTGAGGATCTAGCCTTGTGA
- the tolR gene encoding protein TolR, whose amino-acid sequence MARARKKRKPVAEMNVVPYIDVMLVLLVIFMVTAPMLNQGVKVDLPKVSSEALPQDNNTQVLTISIKADKTYYWNLGSEVDTQKQQDKALTLPAMTDAVTKIIRSGNEGGKHTQVFIRGDKSVDYGSVMGAMGGLQKAGVGNVGLITEAP is encoded by the coding sequence ATCGCTCGAGCTCGCAAAAAGCGCAAGCCGGTCGCCGAGATGAACGTAGTGCCCTACATCGACGTGATGCTGGTGCTGCTGGTTATCTTCATGGTGACCGCGCCGATGCTCAACCAGGGCGTGAAGGTTGATCTGCCCAAGGTTTCCAGTGAAGCCTTGCCGCAGGACAACAACACTCAGGTCCTGACCATTTCGATCAAGGCTGACAAGACCTACTACTGGAACCTTGGCAGCGAAGTCGACACACAGAAGCAGCAGGACAAGGCGCTGACCTTGCCGGCGATGACCGATGCCGTGACCAAGATCATTCGCTCCGGCAACGAAGGCGGCAAGCACACCCAGGTGTTCATTCGCGGTGACAAGTCGGTCGACTACGGTTCCGTCATGGGCGCCATGGGCGGGCTGCAGAAGGCCGGCGTGGGTAACGTTGGCTTGATTACCGAGGCGCCCTGA
- the tolQ gene encoding protein TolQ, translated as MEPTVVDHSSMWSLVSNASIVVQLVMLTLVAASVTSWVMIFQRSNLLRAGRRALESFEERFWSGIDLSKLYRQAGSNPDPDSGVEQIFRAGFKEFSRLRQQPGVDPEAVMEGVARAMRVAISREEEKLEQSLPFLATVGSVSPYIGLFGTVWGIMNSFRGLAQAQQATLATVAPGIAEALIATAIGLFAAIPAVIAYNRFAATSETLIGRYYTFADEFQAILHRKVHTSEE; from the coding sequence GTGGAACCTACCGTCGTCGACCATTCCTCGATGTGGAGCCTGGTCAGTAATGCCAGTATCGTGGTGCAACTGGTCATGCTGACCCTGGTAGCCGCATCGGTTACCTCTTGGGTCATGATTTTTCAGCGCAGCAACCTGCTGCGTGCCGGTCGACGCGCCCTGGAGAGCTTCGAGGAGCGCTTCTGGTCGGGTATCGACCTGTCCAAGCTGTATCGCCAGGCCGGCAGCAATCCGGACCCGGATTCGGGCGTCGAGCAAATCTTCCGCGCCGGCTTCAAGGAATTCTCGCGTCTGCGCCAGCAGCCGGGCGTTGACCCGGAAGCCGTGATGGAAGGCGTGGCCCGAGCCATGCGCGTGGCCATCTCCCGCGAAGAAGAGAAGCTGGAGCAAAGCCTGCCGTTCCTGGCGACTGTCGGCTCCGTCAGCCCGTACATCGGCCTGTTCGGTACCGTATGGGGCATCATGAACTCCTTCCGGGGTCTGGCCCAGGCCCAGCAGGCGACCCTGGCTACTGTAGCCCCGGGCATTGCCGAAGCCCTGATCGCCACCGCGATCGGCCTGTTCGCCGCTATCCCCGCAGTAATCGCCTACAACCGTTTTGCCGCCACCAGCGAAACCTTGATCGGTCGTTACTACACCTTCGCCGATGAATTCCAGGCGATCCTGCACCGTAAAGTGCACACCAGCGAAGAATAA
- the ybgC gene encoding tol-pal system-associated acyl-CoA thioesterase, with the protein MRAQNGDQSFAHRCRVYYEDTDAGGIVYYVNYLKFMERARTERLRELGFAQSTLAGEDLLFVVHSSEARYHAPARLDDELLVSAEVIELNRASLRFKQQVRRATDATLLCEGQFLVACVRTNSLKPRAIPETLRAAFAAVSGAGKQSKQEI; encoded by the coding sequence ATGCGCGCGCAAAACGGGGATCAGTCGTTCGCACATCGCTGTCGCGTTTATTACGAGGACACGGATGCCGGCGGCATCGTTTATTACGTCAATTACCTGAAATTCATGGAACGGGCTCGAACCGAGCGGCTAAGGGAGCTGGGCTTTGCCCAATCCACGCTGGCCGGGGAGGACCTGTTATTCGTCGTGCATTCCAGCGAGGCGCGTTACCACGCACCGGCGCGACTGGACGATGAGTTGTTGGTCAGCGCTGAAGTCATCGAATTGAACCGTGCCAGCCTGCGATTCAAGCAGCAGGTCAGGCGGGCTACGGATGCAACGCTGCTCTGTGAGGGGCAGTTCCTGGTGGCGTGTGTACGCACCAACAGTTTGAAACCTCGGGCCATTCCCGAAACTCTACGTGCAGCCTTTGCTGCCGTGAGCGGCGCGGGTAAACAATCAAAGCAGGAGATTTAG
- the ruvB gene encoding Holliday junction branch migration DNA helicase RuvB encodes MIEADRLIAATGPRDREEVQDRAIRPLSLADYIGQPTVREQMELFIQAARGRSESLDHTLIFGPPGLGKTTLANIIAQEMGVSIKSTSGPVLERPGDLAALLTNLEPHDVLFIDEIHRLSPIVEEVLYPAMEDFQLDIMIGEGPAARSIKLDLPPFTLVGATTRAGMLTNPLRDRFGIVQRLEFYSTADLATIVSRSANILGLPLDPEGAFEIARRARGTPRIANRLLRRVRDFAEVRAKGHITKAVADLALNLLDVDEHGFDHQDRRLLLTMIEKFDGGPVGVDSLAAAISEERHTIEDVLEPYLIQQGYIMRTPRGRVVTRHAYLHFGLNIPSRLGEMPVVDEFLDAVDD; translated from the coding sequence GTGATAGAAGCTGATCGTCTGATCGCGGCTACCGGCCCGCGCGACCGTGAAGAAGTCCAGGACCGCGCCATCCGCCCCCTGAGCCTGGCCGACTATATCGGCCAGCCCACCGTGCGCGAACAGATGGAGCTGTTCATCCAGGCCGCACGCGGGCGCAGTGAGTCGCTGGATCACACGCTGATCTTCGGCCCGCCGGGCCTGGGCAAGACCACCCTGGCCAACATCATTGCCCAGGAAATGGGCGTGTCGATCAAGTCCACGTCCGGCCCGGTGCTGGAGCGCCCCGGTGACCTGGCCGCGTTGCTGACCAATCTGGAACCCCACGACGTCCTGTTTATCGACGAGATCCACCGGTTGTCGCCGATTGTCGAAGAAGTGTTGTACCCGGCGATGGAGGACTTCCAGCTCGACATCATGATCGGCGAAGGCCCGGCGGCCCGTTCGATCAAGCTTGACCTGCCGCCGTTCACGCTGGTGGGGGCCACGACCCGCGCGGGCATGTTGACCAACCCTTTGCGAGACCGTTTCGGTATTGTTCAACGTCTGGAGTTCTACAGCACGGCAGACCTTGCGACCATCGTCAGCCGTTCGGCGAACATCCTCGGCTTGCCGCTGGACCCGGAAGGCGCGTTCGAAATCGCCCGACGCGCCCGCGGCACACCACGGATCGCCAACCGCTTGCTGCGCCGCGTGCGCGATTTCGCCGAGGTGCGCGCCAAGGGGCATATCACCAAGGCGGTCGCGGACCTGGCCTTGAACCTGCTGGATGTGGACGAACATGGCTTCGATCACCAGGATCGGCGTCTGCTGCTGACCATGATCGAGAAGTTCGACGGCGGCCCGGTGGGCGTGGACAGCCTCGCGGCTGCCATCAGTGAAGAGCGTCACACCATTGAAGATGTACTGGAGCCCTACCTGATCCAGCAGGGCTATATCATGCGCACGCCACGGGGCAGGGTGGTGACGCGTCATGCCTATCTGCACTTTGGGCTAAACATTCCGTCACGATTGGGAGAGATGCCCGTGGTAGACGAATTCCTTGATGCGGTAGACGATTAA
- the ruvA gene encoding Holliday junction branch migration protein RuvA, giving the protein MIGRLRGTLAEKQPPHLILDVNGLGYELEVPMTTLYRLPSVGEPITLHTHLVVREDAQLLYGFIGKRDRDFFRELIRLNGVGPKLALALMSSLEVDELVRAVSAQDTSALTKVPGVGKKTAERLLVELKDRFKAWEVVPSMFALVPNQPDMPAGQVASAESDAVSALISLGYKPQEASKAVSAIKDKNLSSEDMIRRALKGMI; this is encoded by the coding sequence GTGATTGGACGCTTGCGCGGCACCCTGGCTGAGAAACAGCCGCCGCACCTGATTCTGGATGTGAATGGATTGGGTTATGAGCTTGAAGTGCCCATGACCACCTTGTACCGCTTGCCGTCGGTCGGCGAGCCGATAACCTTGCACACGCATTTAGTGGTGCGCGAAGACGCGCAACTGCTCTATGGTTTCATCGGCAAGCGCGACCGCGATTTCTTCCGCGAGCTGATTCGGCTCAATGGCGTCGGGCCCAAATTGGCCCTGGCATTGATGTCGAGCCTGGAAGTGGATGAACTGGTACGCGCCGTTTCAGCCCAGGACACCTCGGCCCTGACCAAGGTGCCGGGTGTGGGCAAGAAAACCGCCGAGCGTTTGCTGGTGGAACTCAAGGACCGTTTCAAGGCCTGGGAAGTGGTGCCGAGCATGTTCGCCCTGGTCCCGAACCAGCCGGATATGCCGGCAGGCCAGGTCGCCAGTGCCGAAAGCGATGCGGTCAGTGCGTTGATCTCCCTGGGCTACAAGCCCCAGGAGGCCAGCAAGGCCGTATCGGCCATCAAGGACAAAAACCTGAGCAGTGAAGACATGATCCGCCGAGCCCTGAAGGGAATGATTTAA
- the ruvC gene encoding crossover junction endodeoxyribonuclease RuvC — translation MTLILGIDPGSRITGFGVVQQTPRGCVYVASGCIRTGAGELAERLQIVYRGVREVIQTYGPVTMGIEKVFMAKNADSALKLGQARGAAIVAGAEEGMEIAEYTATQVKQAVVGTGGANKEQVQMMVMHMLKLTSKPQIDASDALAIAICHAHTRSSLLPHGLGAARSRGGRLRL, via the coding sequence ATGACTTTAATCCTAGGTATCGACCCCGGTTCGCGCATCACCGGTTTTGGCGTGGTGCAACAGACCCCGCGCGGCTGCGTGTATGTCGCCTCGGGCTGCATCCGCACGGGCGCAGGCGAACTGGCCGAACGCCTGCAGATCGTCTATCGCGGCGTGCGGGAGGTCATCCAGACCTACGGCCCGGTAACCATGGGCATCGAAAAAGTCTTTATGGCCAAGAATGCCGATTCGGCGCTCAAGCTCGGCCAGGCGCGTGGCGCGGCCATCGTGGCGGGGGCCGAGGAGGGCATGGAGATCGCCGAATACACCGCGACCCAGGTCAAGCAGGCCGTGGTGGGTACAGGTGGAGCCAATAAAGAGCAGGTGCAGATGATGGTCATGCACATGCTCAAACTTACCTCCAAACCCCAGATCGACGCCTCCGACGCCCTGGCCATCGCCATTTGCCACGCCCACACCCGCTCCAGCCTGCTGCCCCATGGCCTGGGTGCGGCACGCAGTCGTGGCGGACGCCTGCGTCTCTGA